In Saccharicrinis fermentans DSM 9555 = JCM 21142, a genomic segment contains:
- a CDS encoding efflux RND transporter permease subunit — MKKIVELFVRFPFYANLIIMVLVIVGGISLASMKKSFFPERQSHILRVSVYYPGASPVEMEEGVTSRIEEAVRAIPGIYEINSVSSENSSSVTIEIEPNYDIDDALIEVKNAVDGISSLPTAAERPIVSKTRTTSPAARILVTGEVDLLTLKTYAQQVEEDFLASGFISQVSIQGFPDLEISVEAKEETLLRYGFTFNDLQNAIANNNKDVSGGQLRSKKEELLIRLRSRSADPNKIENIILRANPDGSVIRIRDIASVKLKFADVSVKALEKNNPVISLQVNKLITEDLDEIDTYIKDYVKDFNAKKLGVTLQLSRSFLDILKMRLDLLYTNGGQGLFLVLLILGIMLSIRLSLWVAWGIPASFLGMFIIVNLLGVTINMISLFGMILVIGILVDDGIVIGENIFQHFEKGKNPIQAAVDGTVEVIPAVVASVATTIVAFSPLIFITGRMEMMFEMALIVICSLLVSLFEAFLVLPAHLGNKHVLNRKVLNAKNKGLKKYTEGFFTWLRDYAYDRVIRLTVDWRYITIGIPVAMMIITGGLIGGHIIKTTFFPRMEFDSFNINIAFTPGSGEEKTMQYLERFDSAVWEVNEELMEKYNDTIPIIENSIIILGSAFDGTESGSHTGSVDVSPRNSEDTGISSYEIINRLREKIGPIPQADKYSMGARSRFGDPVSIGLLSRNIEELEQGRDFLISKLEKYAQLKDVVSTNAMGKQEILLQLKPQAYMMGLDEAYIANQVRQAFYGGQAQRLQVGRDELRVWVRYPAQGRKNIGQFENMKIVSSQGEFPITELVDYKIKRGPVNINRFNGKREIRVNADMSNPDASVTEVLDMINAEVIPELKVLYPGISVEFQGQQKESQRNMKDLMFLFPMAFLAIIIILMINFKSFEQPLIILMMIPISILGAIWGHGIHGKPLSILSLWGIVALTGVIVNDAVVLLSKFNSLIVEGKKVKEAIVEAGKSRLRPIILTTLTTSFGLYPLILEKSFQAQFLIPMAISLVYGRRFWHFVYPIILPCLDYDPKRC; from the coding sequence ATGAAGAAAATAGTAGAATTATTTGTTAGGTTTCCTTTTTACGCCAACCTTATTATCATGGTTTTGGTGATTGTAGGAGGAATCAGTTTGGCTTCCATGAAAAAGTCATTTTTTCCAGAGAGACAATCTCACATTTTAAGGGTAAGTGTATACTATCCCGGTGCATCACCGGTAGAAATGGAAGAAGGTGTTACTTCCCGCATTGAAGAAGCGGTCAGGGCTATCCCTGGCATTTACGAGATAAACTCTGTATCTTCAGAAAACAGTTCTAGCGTAACCATAGAAATTGAACCCAATTACGATATCGACGATGCGCTTATTGAGGTTAAAAATGCGGTGGATGGTATATCATCACTACCCACAGCCGCTGAACGCCCCATCGTATCCAAAACCCGCACCACCTCTCCTGCAGCTCGTATTTTAGTAACAGGCGAAGTAGACTTGCTCACCCTAAAAACGTATGCCCAACAGGTAGAAGAAGATTTTTTAGCATCTGGATTTATCAGTCAGGTGAGTATCCAGGGTTTTCCAGATCTCGAAATATCTGTAGAAGCCAAAGAGGAAACACTCTTACGCTACGGATTCACATTCAATGATCTACAAAATGCCATTGCCAATAACAACAAGGATGTATCAGGGGGACAACTACGTTCGAAAAAAGAAGAGTTACTGATTCGCTTACGATCACGAAGCGCTGACCCCAATAAGATAGAAAACATTATTCTGCGTGCCAACCCCGATGGAAGCGTCATTAGAATAAGAGACATCGCATCCGTTAAACTCAAGTTTGCAGATGTGTCTGTTAAAGCTCTGGAGAAAAACAACCCGGTAATCAGTCTTCAGGTAAATAAACTCATTACAGAAGACCTGGACGAGATAGATACCTATATCAAAGATTATGTAAAAGATTTCAACGCCAAAAAGCTAGGGGTTACCTTGCAACTATCGCGTTCCTTTTTGGACATTTTAAAGATGAGACTGGATCTATTGTATACAAATGGTGGTCAAGGACTTTTTTTGGTACTGCTTATATTAGGTATCATGTTAAGCATTCGTCTTTCCTTATGGGTAGCATGGGGTATTCCTGCTTCATTTTTAGGTATGTTTATCATCGTTAACCTATTGGGAGTTACTATTAATATGATTTCTCTCTTTGGAATGATTCTGGTGATAGGTATTCTAGTGGATGACGGAATTGTTATCGGAGAAAACATTTTTCAGCACTTTGAAAAGGGAAAAAACCCCATACAAGCAGCTGTTGATGGTACCGTAGAAGTAATTCCAGCCGTAGTAGCTTCGGTAGCAACGACCATTGTTGCTTTTTCGCCCTTGATATTTATTACAGGACGGATGGAGATGATGTTTGAAATGGCCTTGATTGTAATATGTAGTCTGTTGGTATCCCTCTTTGAAGCCTTTTTAGTACTTCCCGCTCACTTGGGTAACAAACATGTGCTCAACCGAAAAGTACTCAACGCAAAAAACAAAGGCTTAAAAAAATACACCGAAGGTTTTTTCACTTGGCTACGTGACTATGCCTACGATAGGGTCATCAGACTCACGGTTGATTGGCGCTACATAACAATTGGTATTCCGGTGGCCATGATGATAATAACTGGTGGACTGATAGGCGGACATATCATTAAAACAACTTTTTTTCCACGCATGGAATTTGATTCCTTTAACATTAATATCGCCTTTACTCCCGGATCTGGAGAAGAGAAAACCATGCAATACCTGGAGCGTTTTGACAGTGCAGTATGGGAAGTCAATGAGGAATTGATGGAAAAATATAATGATACCATACCCATTATAGAAAATAGCATTATTATTTTAGGATCGGCCTTTGACGGTACAGAGAGTGGTTCACATACAGGAAGCGTTGATGTTTCTCCCAGAAACTCAGAAGATACAGGCATTAGTTCCTATGAAATCATCAATAGACTTAGAGAAAAAATTGGCCCCATACCCCAAGCAGACAAATACTCCATGGGTGCCAGAAGCCGCTTTGGGGATCCAGTTTCCATTGGTTTGCTATCTCGTAATATTGAAGAACTTGAACAAGGAAGAGACTTTTTAATAAGCAAACTTGAAAAATATGCACAACTCAAAGATGTGGTTTCAACCAATGCCATGGGAAAACAGGAGATACTCCTGCAACTAAAACCACAGGCCTATATGATGGGACTAGACGAAGCATATATAGCCAACCAGGTTCGTCAGGCCTTTTACGGTGGTCAGGCGCAACGACTACAGGTGGGACGCGACGAACTGAGGGTGTGGGTAAGATACCCTGCCCAAGGCCGCAAGAACATAGGACAATTTGAAAATATGAAAATTGTAAGCTCTCAGGGAGAATTCCCCATCACAGAATTGGTCGACTATAAAATTAAACGCGGCCCTGTGAATATCAACCGCTTTAACGGGAAACGTGAGATTAGGGTAAATGCCGACATGTCCAACCCGGATGCTTCGGTAACCGAAGTTTTAGACATGATAAATGCAGAGGTCATACCTGAACTCAAAGTACTTTATCCCGGCATTTCGGTTGAATTTCAAGGACAGCAGAAGGAAAGTCAGCGTAACATGAAAGATCTCATGTTCTTATTTCCAATGGCATTTTTAGCCATCATCATCATCCTAATGATAAATTTTAAATCCTTTGAACAACCCCTCATCATATTAATGATGATACCCATTTCTATCCTAGGTGCTATTTGGGGTCACGGTATCCATGGTAAGCCATTATCAATTTTAAGTCTTTGGGGAATAGTGGCCTTAACCGGGGTAATCGTGAATGATGCAGTGGTTCTCTTATCCAAATTCAATTCG